The DNA sequence ATACTCTTCCAGCACCAATGCTCCTGCCCCTTCTCCGATTACAAATCCGTCCCGATCCTGATCAAATGGTCTGGAAGCAGTTTGTGGAGAGTCATTTCGTTTAGATAATGCCTGAGCGGCGTTAAAACCGCCTACCGATGCGGGAGTTATCGGTGCCTCAGATCCGCCCGCAATCATAACGGTGGCCTTTCCCAGACGAATTGTATCAAAGGCATTGATAATAGCTGTATTGGAAGAAGCACAGGCGGAAACTGTACAATAATTGGGACCATACAACTTATGACGAATAGAGATAACTCCTGCGGCAATGTCTGCAATCATTTTGGGAATAAAGTAAGGATTGAAACGTGGCGTCCCATCACCCTGATAATATTCACGCACCTGATCTTCAAATGTACCTATACCCCCATTACCAGAAGCCCAGATTACCCCTATCTGATATTTCTCTTCATCTGGCATGGTTGTAAAATCAAAACCTGCATCTTGAATTGCCTGATCTGAAGCAGCAATAGCATACTGGGTAAACAGATCATACTTTTTTATTTCTTTTTTCTCTATATAATCAGTTGGTTCAAAGCCTTTAACCTCACAGGCAAAATGCGTCTTGAATCGTGATGCGTCAAAATGGGTAATATAATCTGCTCCACTCTTACCAGCCACAATATTGTGCCAGAACTCGCTTACGGAATTACCCAGGGGAGTAATCGCTCCTAATCCTGTTATTACAACTCGTTTCATAGTATATGTTTATCGGATAACACTGTACTGATTTTATTTATAATTGGATAGTAGCATGTAGCCTCACTCTAAATCGGCACAATAATACCACTCGGTATCTTATAATACAAATAAAAACTGGATCAAAATAGTTTCAACATAGGAAAACAAAATCAAACGGCGAGAGAACCTCATTACAGCACTTAAACAAAAAAGAAAATATTTTCTTAATAATCAAATAATTAACATCGATAAAAATACAAACCGATCAGTATACAACAAATCTATTAAAGCTAAGTATATACTTATTTTGTCTGATACTTTTACAGTTTTAGGATTTTAAAGAAAAATCTCTTTTTTGTACCCTCTCACCCTTTCTTGCCCTCCTGAAAGGAACTTTAAGCCTCTATACAGACAGGCATGACAAGACCGACAACCGTTTCAACAGGAGCGTATTCTTTCTCTCAGAAACCGCAGACAACTCTATTTGT is a window from the Xanthocytophaga agilis genome containing:
- the fabF gene encoding beta-ketoacyl-ACP synthase II → MKRVVITGLGAITPLGNSVSEFWHNIVAGKSGADYITHFDASRFKTHFACEVKGFEPTDYIEKKEIKKYDLFTQYAIAASDQAIQDAGFDFTTMPDEEKYQIGVIWASGNGGIGTFEDQVREYYQGDGTPRFNPYFIPKMIADIAAGVISIRHKLYGPNYCTVSACASSNTAIINAFDTIRLGKATVMIAGGSEAPITPASVGGFNAAQALSKRNDSPQTASRPFDQDRDGFVIGEGAGALVLEEYEHAKARGATIYAEIVGGGMAADAYHLTGTSPEGLGAALGISKALQDAGLSPADINNINTHATSTGIGDVSELVGIKRIFGEHKVSISATKSMTGHLLGAAGAIESIISVLSVKHDIIPPTINTENVDPELPEGLDIVIGKARHTPVNYVLNNTFGFGGHTATSIFKKYHS